In Tripterygium wilfordii isolate XIE 37 chromosome 15, ASM1340144v1, whole genome shotgun sequence, one DNA window encodes the following:
- the LOC120015872 gene encoding zinc finger A20 and AN1 domain-containing stress-associated protein 1-like: MGSEQNEGTSFPPSEPKLCVNGCGFFGSPSNMNLCSKCYRDLRAEEEREASAIAAVEKSFSFKAKQPAEVDAIPFVSVEPAEPVPVPAVVSSKSSSSGGDHAPSKGPTRCVSCNKKVGLTGFKCKCGSTYCGMHRYPEQHECTFDFKTSGRDAIAKANPLVKADKVERF; encoded by the coding sequence ATGGGTTCGGAGCAGAACGAGGGTACAAGCTTTCCACCATCAGAACCAAAACTTTGCGTCAACGGCTGTGGCTTCTTCGGCAGTCCTTCCAACATGAATCTTTGCTCCAAGTGCTATCGCGATCTTCGTGCCGAGGAGGAACGGGAGGCTTCTGCTATAGCTGCTGTGGAGAAATCCTTTAGTTTCAAAGCGAAACAACCGGCTGAGGTTGATGCTATCCCCTTTGTGTCTGTTGAGCCGGCAGAACCTGTGCCTGTGCCGGCGGTGGTTTCTTCTAAATCTTCATCATCTGGTGGTGATCATGCCCCGTCCAAGGGGCCTACAAGGTGCGTTAGTTGCAACAAGAAGGTTGGACTGACGGGTTTCAAGTGCAAGTGTGGGAGTACTTACTGCGGGATGCATCGTTACCCTGAGCAGCACGAGTGCACCTTTGATTTCAAGACTTCTGGCCGCGATGCGATTGCAAAGGCAAATCCTTTGGTTAAGGCTGACAAAGTTGAGAGGTTCTGA